The following DNA comes from Centropristis striata isolate RG_2023a ecotype Rhode Island chromosome 3, C.striata_1.0, whole genome shotgun sequence.
AAATAAATTCGAGCTGCAGGCAATGCTCTGCCTGTCGCCACAGTCACCTTTATTGAAAAACGAACATCTGAACCTACACTGTGATTAGGATGAGTCATGCAATAGAGAATGACTTGGAAAGGATGAGATTTCAAGCAATTTACTGCAGCTAAATTCatacaaagttattttttcccctcttttcctTCTCTATGACCTGATTTCTGTGAGGTCTACTGTATTGATTGACAGTCTTTACACACTTTACGGAGATACGGCTCCTGCTTTCAGCAGGCTGGTTGCTATAATAGCAAGGACTTGTGCTAAGTAGCTACTATTTGCCAAACTGTTAGTTAAGCCTTACCAGAAGGCAAATCAAATTCCAGTTAATGGTCCCCAATGGAGTATTCTAGTAAACAAGGTTTCTGTTAATATTCAGTGTTACTCACCAAAACATGCAGTATTTTATGTATCCTTGAGGACTAACAAACATGAAGAATTCATTCCCtttctaataaaacatttccaaagccatttcttctttaaatattaaaacctTTGGGGACCAAAAAGGAGACCAACTCAAAAACTGGCACTACTAGCAGTCATAAACTCCACAGGGTAGCTTTGACCATGagggtcaattttttttaatgttacacATGCATGGTGTTATGACATTTGACAACAACGTTAAACTTAAGGGCAGCATACCAAATGCATCATTTTATTGGCGAAAGAGTCATATCAGTACTTGGAAGAGCCCACTGAGGCAATACAACATAGTGTCTGTAAGTGAAGGAAATTAATTAAAGAATTAATTAAAGAGAACAGTGTCTTTATCAAAATTATTGTCGATGAAAACAGATGCTACTGGtatttgtgtgcttgtgtttacacagagttACCTTAAAAACTAGAAGTAGATAGTCCATTATATAGTTGGCTCTCAAACATGTCTGGAAATCTCCTTAAGCCTTAAACATTGACCCCATTACAATTAATGTTCTATCCATCTATTTCAGTGAAGTGACATTTGTAACTCTAAGTTTAGCAACCATGTGGGTAATGAAAGATTGCTATGTACAAGCAGAGATCCCTGCTGTGACTGGATCTGTCACATCATAAAAAAACGTTAATTCGATGAGCATGTAATCATTTGAACATCACACCAGCACGCTGCAGCTTAAAGTGACAACAGAAACCCCTGGATAATAAAAGTTAAAGCCTGGCAAGAAACTACGTCATGAAGTTGATGAAATTCTACACTCCAGGTCCAATTTTAAAAGGATTTTAATTTTAAGGAATGTTATAACACTCAGCATACAGGGAGCAGCTGCATGGCATGCAGCCAGAGATGATCATGTTTTGAGTTTTCTTTACTGTATACTGAGATTCTGCAGTTGTATTAAGGCCACAGGTAATGTTGggcagagcttttttttttaaagaaaaagtatttttgatgGTTAAACATATATTACCCTATTTGGATTTACTTTTGTTTACTTATGTAATGTGTGTGCCTGTTTTCGCAGAAGACGAAACTTTCTAtgtgttgaatttattgaaataATTGAATAACCAGTCCTTCCAGGAATTACCACAACTTTAACTAATCCTAGCATTACTCAGTTATATTATCTCCACATTATCTCAACATACAACTGGAAGATTAGGCTACATTTGCAAATTCAGCTAAACATTTCTGCATAAAATGTAGCAATAAAGAATATGTGTAgttcaaattaaattacatcTCACTAGTTGTTCACTGTAAAAGACTTTACTATCAATTGATGCTCTGGCAGAGCTCCTGCTTCTGCCTAAAATGAATCtttcaacaaaaacaatctCTTTGACTATACTACAGATTTAAAGCAAAATAACACTTGAAAGCTGCGGCtgaattattcatattattttgaaaaaataagcaaaagatTCATTCCTCCTCCTGATATTTGCAAAGCTGTAAACACTGTGCTTAAAACCGTTCCATTATCTTTTGCAGTCGAGGAAATCTTGCTGAATCCATTGGGGAATCAAAGGACCCAAGATGTTTCGAAGATCAAAAGTGACAGATGGGACAGCCACTGGCCAAGGTACGCACGAAAGTGCAATCTCATTCCTTACAGGAGGAACACCCAATTTTAAgtttacttttgttcttttcctcCAAACTCTGAAGATCAATTAGAAACAAAGAGGTGACAAGTTGGTTTCAGTAAGTTTGATCACCTTGACAGACTCAAACAAAGTGATAAGATGACATATTTCCAGATCAGAGTCAAGCAGAGTTGATAGAATGAGGTTGGCAAGGAGATCTATTTGTGAATAAATCTAAAGGAAATTGTGAATAACTCTAAAAACTGCTttcattgtttgcagatttcTATGTCTATCTGATGCATCAAATGGTTAATTACTTGTTATAGGGTACATACTCACAACTTTTACTATTCAAATGCCTTTATTCAGAAAGTTCAAGGCTGTAATTTGGCTATTAGCATCCCTATTTAGACTTAACAAGACAACATGTATGCACGTCTATTAAAGGCCAACAAGAACTCATAAAGAAGGTAGACATACATTGCAGGCTGATCATAACACTGCACACTGAGGAACAGATACATTTTACAAGTTTAACGCTCCAGAGCACCTGGAAATGAGAATcagatattattataatttccatattcatgtgtttttgtgctgaTAAGTTACATAACACATTGTATACTGATGCAACCTGACAAGCATTACAGTTTTACCTGTGCTGCACAAAATGCTGCTCCAcagtaatattttatttcatgtccctcagattaaatatttaagtCTAATCCGCAATCAAATGTTAATAACATGCTGACATGTGCTGTATATGCTCTTTAACATGTGCCTTATCAGATCCTGATGGAGAGATTGGTAAAGAAGGTAGGCTTAGAGGACAATGGAGAAACCGtcatcagctatttttttccTTCCCTGACTGCTCACGAAGGCATGACAAACTGATATGCAATGGGTTTATTAGTATGCTCTATAAGCGTACATATATGTTGTGCGTAGATATGTAGGTGCACCACTACATATCTGTTCTCAGGTTGAATTTTAGGCATGGATTTCCAAGGGAAAAGGTTAATGGGATAAAGCTATTGTAATGTGAATGTATTGAACATGTGACACAATAGAGCCTTCTACAATGATAAGAGACTGATACAGAGTAACATTATACATTCTAATATTCCACGTATTAGAATGTGTTTCAGCATGGTTTATGAGGGTgatgttttgtttacaaaacaaaaaaacacatctgaGGGTCTCACAGATGCCATTCTGTTCTCTTTTTAAGTGTCAAATGTGTTGTCACTGACATTTCATTTTCCAATACTGACAGTGGGGATCAAGAAGAAATCTAGAGTCCCTGGGGTGATGATTACACAGTTTATTGAGACGCTGCCAGAGGGAAAGAGCCATCCAGACTTCACCCGAAAGCCGATTGCTCTGACCATCCAAGAGGGTAGGACTGATAGTATGAGAGtgatattaaacattaatatcGAAAAATATTCCATGGTGGAATTTCCATGATTCTGCATAATGGATGAGATCCATGCCTTTTGTGCAATGGACCAATTGGAGCAGACTCGTGTTTCAGCCAGATacaattaaacacacacagatttcaACTACAACCAGAAAAATGATAAGATAATCAAAAATCTATGTTCTTCACTGTTTGCATTTGCGACGTAGGCATAAGTGGTGTTGTGTGGGCATCAAACATTCTACTTTATTAGAGTATATATTACAAATCAATAATCCTACAGaatgattaaaatatatttgcatttgattcttgtgtttaaaaaaaaaaggaaattaagttgaccttgtctctgttttttttttttttttaggaaaatttgctttttttaaagcaattgtCATTGGAGACCCACAGCCGACTGTAACATGGAGCAGAAATAATGGAGATGTGTCTGATACGTCAAGATATCAGCCTAAATACGATGCCACCTCCAATGAGCATACATTTGAGGCGAGTGAAACGTGCTATCAGATGGCAGTGACACTCCACAGCATCATGCTGATGTAAAGGGGTGGTAAAAATAGCACAGAGGAAAATAGATAAACAGACatagaaggagagagggaggaataaGAAGAAGCTATTTGATTCCATCAATGTCATCCAGTCTTCTGACCCATCAGTTTGCTTGCCGATCACTTTCTCTACAATGAGGGGATTTCACTCATCCTGAGAGGAGTATGGTCAATACTGAAGTCAGTTTGATGAAATGGGCTTGGCactgcaaagtaaaataaaaggcaTGTTGACATATATAAGCAGGCCCTCTACCAATCAAGGAGCATGCAAAGCCAGTAATTGTTCCGTCATGTGCATGAAGCCACAAAGGATCTATTTATATCACTACTCATTGGAAAGTTTATATCAGTCCCAAACAGACTACCCTAGTGAGTTCCTCTGAAGTTGGCAGGGAAAACAGGGAAAGACTGTAGAGTAGTAGCCCATTTTCTCCTCACAAgaggaaaataaacacacagataataaaaaaaataggacaGTTAGGACAGTTGGTGTGAGGCTTATCTGTACTACATTGTAATAATCAAAAAATAGCTATGATAAGCCAACTACATAGGAATGAAATACCAGGTACTATTAGATGGGGATGTTTCGGAACACAGTTGGTAACCACtgcaatacagtaaatatgttttatttttttcagatgcCAAATGTTATGCCAGATCAAGCTGATACCTATAAATGCTTTGCCATAAATGAATTTGGACAAGCCGTGGTCACAGTTGTTCTGAATGTGATTGAAGGTAAGGACTCCTCAGTTTGGATTTGGCAAAAAATTCCATGTAATATCATCCAGAGTAATTTACTCAAGTGTTTTCACAAATCTACTTCAAATTAAGTATCGTCATTTTAGTACTTATCACTCGATAGTCCCTCTTGTGTGTTGTTCAATTATATCATTTGTATAATATTATGAGTACCCTCCATTTCTGCTTTCAGTTGGTTACAAAAAGAACAAACCTCAGCAACAAGCAGCCGAAGCCACCAATGGGAATTTTAAGACTGTACTAAAAAGGAGAAGGTGTGGTTGTTGTGCGTGACGTGGCAGTCTTCTGCGTTCCATTGATTTTCATAGGTCTCCAACTGAAAACTTTCTATTTTAATTTGCAGTAAGATCCTTCCGAAATCCGAGCAACctgagagaaaagagggagagattGATCCTAAATTTTGGGAGCTCTTACTCAGCGCTGAGAAGAAAGACTATGAACGTATCTGTAGAGAGTTTGGAGTGACTGACTTTCGCTGGATGCTAAAGAAACTTAAtgaaatgaagaaagaaaggGAAGAAGAACAAGCTGAGGTTTGTCATTTGTGATATTTGCATGTTGACTTGTTTGCTATTTTGCTTTCTGTCtgatattattctttttttgtcacagtttGTCAAAAACCTGTCCAACCTGAAACCAATTCAAGTCAATGCAGATGGTACGGCATCCTTTGAGATTGACATGGACCTTATTGATCCAAGTAGCTCCATATTCCTCTACAAGGTTAGTGTGAAAACTAAACCACTACTCCTAGCAGCCCTACTACACAACAGACAGGGAATCAAACCAGACAAAGGGTGTACCCTCGAGGGACTgattatgaatttatttatttatttatttgttcattaaatTGAAATCTGTCCAGTACTTGTAAAGATGTGTcatgatatgtatatatatggatatacGGACAGATGGACCAACATTATTGGGTCTGTCTACTAGTAAACTCAGAGCTCTGAGACACATTATTAAGACATTTACAGCACAATCATTAGTATCCAAGAGCCTCTGGCTAAGAATTGGAAGATTTTATGATGAAGTCCTGTTGTGATGCTTTGCATAAAATAAAGTGACACAGCTATTTTCCGACACCTATTTTTGCAGGCACTATTTgaagaaattacattaaatatactgCAAGTGTTGCTGAAGTTTGGCCTTCTTAAGACGTCTTTCCTTCCTCTATGTGCCTTTGAAGTAGATAAAGTTGTGCTAGAAATCCCTAATCTGCTTCACCCCCACAGGATGGTGTGATGGTTCCATATACGAAGGAGTTGGGAGATAAGATGAAGCACAACCTCAAACaagtggggaaaaaatataCGTTCAGTTTGAGGGACCTGATGCCAGACGATGCTGGATTGTACCAGTTGGATGTCGAGGATGTTAATATGTTTTCCACTGAATTTAAAAGTAAGTTTTGCACTTGCATATAAAAAAACTTAGTATCCCTAACTGACATAAAGGAAGACAATCTTTAGATACttaacacaaaaatgaaaatgtttttaataattatcatgCAATGCTTGTTATTTTTCAGTCCCCATGGTGGATTTcttggtgaaaattcaggaagTGAAGGCAATTGAGAGAGAAGATGCTGTTTTTGAGTGTGTCCTGTCAAATCCATTCTCCAAGATTTTGTGGTTTGGCAAGAATTTACCACTGGAGCAGGGCGATAAATATGATATCCAGGTTTCAGAAGACAAGCTCATTCACAGGCTGGTGGTCAAAGACTGCATGATAGTAGACAAAGGAATTTATTCTGCCTGCGCAGGAATAAAATCCTGCAATGCATGGCTTGTGGTTGAAGGTAAGATATTAAAACACCACCAAAAGACTTACTGCTAATATTCAAGTTAATCCAAAttcattttacaaatatttgCTTTTCGTGTCATAAGATGCCATTTTAAGGAGGACCTAAAGCTTGTTTTCACCCAATTCAGCTGACAAAGATGCACAAAAGGGCAAAAAATcagcaagaaaaacaacaagggCAGGAGGATCTGGGGTGGATCTGCAGAAGATTGCCCAAGAGCAGCAAGTAAAAttagagaagaagagagaggaagtAAAAGAACAgattaaagctgcagcagctgcacctCCACCTGAAGCCCCTCCAGCCGCTAAGCCTGAACCTCAGAAACCACAAGAACCCGAGCCAAGTAAGAATGCTGATACTACAATAATGGAAATaattgttttagttatttttatataattcttGCTGTGATCATTTATtgatacaaaaataactaactTCAAATGGTTGATAGGCGTCGCAAAGGAACCAGCCCCAGTGCCGGATCCACCTGTTGTGGAAGTACCGAAGCCTGGTGAGAATTTTAAATGGTTGTTACAACCTTTGCATGCATTCTAAGGTGAATATGACAGCTATTGAAGCATAATGTTTCAGTGATAAGTTTATTAATCCTGCCACACTTTACGCAgataaaaggaaaattataCTGCCGCTAACTTCACtgtaatgtgatttattctatgTTGTGTTGTTAGTTCTTTATGTGACTGTCTGCCTCTTCAAGGTCAGGTTTTGCTTAATATTATTGAGCTCATTTACATTTACTGGTACAATCAATATTCCTAGGATAGCAAGATAGACAGTTTGTCTGTGTAGTGTTGTCTGCACCTTGCTGGctgtaaaatgtcagttttGTGTTTCACTTTTTGATATATTGTACTGAACTATGTTATTTACAAAGATCTGTGCTTTAGAAGCCATACCAGCACTCCAGCATGTTTTATCCCATATTTATACAATTCATACTATTTTTCAAAGCATTTTAGTTTAGTAAcactttagtttttatatttgtataattCTGTTTCCCACCCTTTATGCAGACgtcttattcattttattgcGATATGGAAATCATCTTGCAGAGATATTCCTGCATTAGTTGATCTATCTTAGTATTATGTCTGTTCTTATGTTAATGCCATTATCGCTTTGTATGTGCAGACTGGTTAGAACAGCTAATAAAACAGACATGATCTTTACATTGattatctttttaaagtatGCTCTCTGCCACACATTTGaccatttaaaaatacttttactgtTTCAACAAGAAAGTTAAAACTTCTGAAAATGAATTAGCACATCTATCCTTTCTCCCACTCTCTCACTTAGCATTTGAgaatatatgaatatgattATATGGAGGTGTCTCGAACCCTATCCCACCATCTTCCACTGCTGTTTTCAAAAAGATAACTAGTGAACGCAGCTTCACAAAGcataaacataattttaaaaaacaaaaaaaaccccgatTCTACTACTGTTCTACTTATTGGAGCACAAATCAGCATGATTCTGGAATCAATTATAGTAAGGGCTGTAACATTAGCAGCTGGAAGctagaacacacacaaaaaaaaaaaagctgaactatTTAAGTGTTCATTGACAGAAAACTTTCAAATGCaaattttcaatggaaaaaaaatattctctaATTCTACTGGCTCTGTAAGtcagaaaaaacacattcaaaaatgTATGAAACTATGGCATGTTTTGGAAAATAGTCAGAAGTAATTTTAAATATACCTGAATTGTTGAGAATGTATTAAACATTCCCAAGACTATGTCCCTTTATCAGAGTAACCAGATCAcacttatattatattatacatccTATACTTGAACCATGCACTGTATACATTATTGGAATGTGGAGAACAAGTTTCACATGACATCAAATCCATGACTGCAGACTGACACTAAATGTTTTCATGCTGTGTGTGATCATTGATCAGGTCAATCAGATCAATCAGAAAATACATCAACAGAACCCGTTGGAGATTCGGGAAGTGGTAAGATAACAGTGGAGTATTTAATATACACTAATTTACTAAATCAAGTTTTAAAGACTTACTGGTGTTATTGCTGTTAAGCCGCTCTGCTGAAGAAGCTGCTGGTGATACAGGAGGTTGTATACCAGATGAACCTCTTCATTTTTTATGTCCAaggaacataaaaaatgaaatgatcaataggCTTAGATCTGAATGCAAATGGATACAACTAATCAGAGCATGAAACTTGTGATGTGTGATGTGCTGAGCCACACATCGGACTACAGCGTGCAGAGATAAGCTGTGATGGTTGCACTGATTTATCTGTGAACCAATGTTTTGCCATAAGAATTTAGAAAAGCAACGTGTTGTTAGTCATGCTACTAAATTATTTGAAGAAACCatcatcttaatttattattgtcACAATACTGGCTTCATCAGAAAGTGTGACAGCCATCTCAGTTGTTTAGGAAAATGCCTCATATCCTGCCAGTCAAACCCGCCCCGGTTGCGATTGGACCAACCAGGACCTGAAATTCTGTTTTAGCGGGAGAGGGACCAGACACATCTGATAGAGCAAATGAAACATCGGCTCACAGATTTATCTGGTTCCCAGGTTATAGTTTCTctaaaatcaaatgaaaataattgagaaGGTGTGAAATTATGACTAGCATGAGGAAACACCAATATAACCGATACAAAGACTTACAATGTTCACTCACTGGGTTTCTGtttaagttttatgtttgcTGCTTGCCATTACGTTGTTTGCTTATTCTGTCTTTAACCTGCTTTGTAACGTTTATTTATCATGAACTTTCTAATCAGATCACTCATGCAATATATACATCACTGGAATCCGAATAACAAGTTTTGACATTAAATTCATGACCACAGATTGACCgataaaatctaaatattttcATACTGTGTGTGATTATTCATTCAGACAAAACATCAACAGAACCAACCGGAGACTATGGAAGTGGTAAGAGAGACAACAGAAGAGCAAATAAAATTAAGGGACTAATTTACTTAATCAAGTGTAAATGACTTACTGTCGTTATTGCTGTTAGGCCACTCAGCTGAAGAAGCCGCTGGTGGTGAAACGCTTGATCCACCGCTTGCAGAAGTAGAAGGTGGTACTGCAGAAATTTTATACTGAAAGTGctataataacacatatattaaaaaaactaatacAAATACTTTTGGTTTTCATTAGTAACACAgtagagtttttaaaattaacaaaactaTGTCTAATCAAATTGTGCTCTCTGTAACATCCTAGTTCTGCGAATTTAACAAATAGTTTAAGTCAAAAGCAAACTTATAAATGACAAGGTGTGAAATAACGGCTTAGCTGGAAACACCATTTTAATATAATACTGACACAAAGACTCACAATGTTCAAACATGCTTGTGTCTTCTTAGAAAGTCTTGTGATCTTCATGGGTTTCTGTCAACAAAGTGtgcaaagttttatgtttgctgCTCGTCATTGTGTTCGTTTTTAATGTCATTACTTTGCTTTGCAACTTGTGTTTATCATAAAGTTATAACTACAGCACACTTCTCTAATATTTGATACCTTCACATAGAAGATTATGTTTTGGGTTTAGTTtacttgtttgtctgtttgtcagcaggtttaCAGAAAACCACtggcccaattttcatgaaactttgtgGAAGGGGTAGCATGGGCCGAGGAAGAACCCATGATTTTGGAACTGATCCAAATCGGATAGACTAattagtttttactttttgctaACTGTGAGACCTCTGTCAAGGCCATGCACTCAGACGGTCTGCGTTCTCCGAGTGCACTTCTAGTCTATAGATGTAGTTTAAGTTATGAATcctaatttttactttttatgcagtGGTAGCATACCAGCATACTAAACATTAACCCTTTTCTTTATGTAAAGCACAACTACAACATTATTCACAGGAAATCATTGATTTTGATTACCCATTTGACTCCTTCATGTAAGTATGGTAATGGGATTTTGAGTGATGTACTTTCATTCAGTATACATACAGTCCTAACGTTAGAGCTCGTGCACATACATGTAAATGTTAAAGCAATAgtaacttttgttttctgtttcccAGAGCCTGGTATTACCTGTGGACTCTCTGATATTTATGCTAAACGTGGAGAACCAGCTGAATTAGTGGTGAAGATGAGCATGGACTGTGATGGTGCCTGGTTCAAAGATGGAGAGCCGGTAAAGTCCATGAATAATCATACTTACTGCATACTTACAATATCTAAATGCTATAATCTGGGAATTCTACTTTACCgtaagttgtaaaaaaaaaaaaaaagtaagacatttttttcattcccACATTGTCAGCAAAGTACAAAGTAACAGCCATGCTATTAGATGggagttttttcttcttcctaaATGGATATATGCAACTCTGCATAGTATAATACTCTCCCTTTCATATTTGCTTTTCTAGTTAGACTCAGATGCTGGGATCACCATTACCAAAGATGGAAACTCTCACAAGCTGACAATTCACAGCTGCAGAGATGATGACACTGGAGTTTATCGTTTTGAATCGGGGAATCTCAGTACACAAGGAAAGGTCACTGTTggaggtaaaataaaatatactccCCTCAATTGTAGATCAAACATtcaattttatgtcttctgtgcaTTAAACTGAATTCCACTTTGTGTTTCATAGACGTACCTGAATTTGATCCAGACGACCTTCACAAGTTCTCCAAACCTGTGATCATAAGAGTGGGCCAGAATGCTACTTTTAAGATGCCCTTCCCTCCTCAGGAGGGTTTGGTGGTTAGTTGGTTCAAGGATGGCACTGAGGTCAAAGATGGAGGAGGAGTCAAGATCGTGAAGGAGCCGAATCACAGCCGGTTGCTGTTCAGAGACTGCCTGCGGACAGACGGAGGGGAAATAAAGATACAACTCAAAAACCCATTTGGATCTGTGGAGGCCACATCTAGGCTAATCGTGCttggtaaataaaatataaaaaataaaaaaaggagttATCTTGCAGGAAAAATTTTGGTTTATAGTATATGTTTACCTCTAGATTCACAGTCACATTGCAACATAAACAAAACCTTCACCTTATTAAGTATTTCATAATTTAACACCATGTTTTCGAAACAGATCGGCCAGGTCCACCGGAGGGTCCAGTGGAGATTCTCGAAACCACCTCATCTGTAATTGAAATTAAATGGAACCCTCCCAAAGACGATGGCGGCTCCGCTGTGACCAACTACATAATAGAACGGCAGCAGGCAAGACAGGGTCTGTGGACCAAACTTGGGGATGTCTCAGCTGAGAAGACTTCCTTCAGAGACAGGAATGTGACTCATGGAAAGAAATACGACTACCGCATCTACGCGGAAAACCCTGAGGGCCTCAGTGACTCCCTGGAGACAGCTGATAGCATTATGGCTGGCATAATGAGTgagcattgaaaaaaaagtctcatttaGCATTCCTCAGCAAATCCCATCTTAATCTCCCTTAGGTtgtaataaatgaaaatgccTCTGGATAGGTTTGTGATTGCTTCAAATCGTTTGTCACCAGCACTATTTAGTCACTGTGGAGATCCCACCTTTTATCACTGCTGTAATGGCTGCTCTATCTCCAAGAGGAATAGTTTGCAATACCCTGCAGTGATAACGTGGAGATGTCCTTAATGTATTCTAGGTCTTTAATTACttcttaattattaataatgagCTTACGTGATTAATTAAACTACTTGTCATTCCTTAGTACTCGCTGGTCCACCTGGTGCCCCCACAGTGGTAAGTGCCTCTAAGACCTGCATCAACTTGACCTGGACGCCCCCAGAGGACGACAAAGGAGTACCGATCATTGGTTACCAACTGGAGAAACGAAAGAAGGACACAAACCAGTGGGTTGCCCTGAATGCAATTAATGAACCTATTGAAGGTCGGTCAGAAACACACatattatgttttaatttaagagaaagTAGCTTCATTATTCATCATTCCTGCAATGCTGTGAATTGTATTTTTAGACATAAAATATGCAGTTAAAGATGTCACTGAAGGAGCAGAATATGAGTTCAGGGTTTCAGCAATCAATGAGTCAGGACCAGGAGACCCGAGCCCTCCCTCTGCAATGGTGTGTGCAAAGAATCCTAACAGTAAGTAGTTAACTTCCTCCACTGGGCGGATTCATTATTTAACTTTGCTATTCAGAGCAATGTTTGTTCCCTGTCTGTATATTATGTTCCGTGTTTTTTCTTCCAGTGAGACCTTGTTTTAAAGACCCAGAGGACTTCATTGTTGTCAGAGCAGGAAATTCTGCACGTGTCAAAGTTTGCTATGAGGTATGAATATGTATGAGTGTATATGTACACTCACTGAGCCTTTCCTCCATGGTGGGATTCCTAAATGTATCTTTTGcacattttgtatttaattcCCCTATTCCAGTCATATTCTTCAATGATGAGTTTATGA
Coding sequences within:
- the LOC131968110 gene encoding immunoglobulin-like and fibronectin type III domain-containing protein 1, whose translation is MFRRSKVTDGTATGQVGIKKKSRVPGVMITQFIETLPEGKSHPDFTRKPIALTIQEGKFAFFKAIVIGDPQPTVTWSRNNGDVSDTSRYQPKYDATSNEHTFEMPNVMPDQADTYKCFAINEFGQAVVTVVLNVIEVGYKKNKPQQQAAEATNGNFKTVLKRRSKILPKSEQPERKEGEIDPKFWELLLSAEKKDYERICREFGVTDFRWMLKKLNEMKKEREEEQAEFVKNLSNLKPIQVNADGTASFEIDMDLIDPSSSIFLYKDGVMVPYTKELGDKMKHNLKQVGKKYTFSLRDLMPDDAGLYQLDVEDVNMFSTEFKIPMVDFLVKIQEVKAIEREDAVFECVLSNPFSKILWFGKNLPLEQGDKYDIQVSEDKLIHRLVVKDCMIVDKGIYSACAGIKSCNAWLVVEADKDAQKGKKSARKTTRAGGSGVDLQKIAQEQQVKLEKKREEVKEQIKAAAAAPPPEAPPAAKPEPQKPQEPEPSHSAEEAAGGETLDPPLAEVEEPGITCGLSDIYAKRGEPAELVVKMSMDCDGAWFKDGEPLDSDAGITITKDGNSHKLTIHSCRDDDTGVYRFESGNLSTQGKVTVGDVPEFDPDDLHKFSKPVIIRVGQNATFKMPFPPQEGLVVSWFKDGTEVKDGGGVKIVKEPNHSRLLFRDCLRTDGGEIKIQLKNPFGSVEATSRLIVLDRPGPPEGPVEILETTSSVIEIKWNPPKDDGGSAVTNYIIERQQARQGLWTKLGDVSAEKTSFRDRNVTHGKKYDYRIYAENPEGLSDSLETADSIMAGIMILAGPPGAPTVVSASKTCINLTWTPPEDDKGVPIIGYQLEKRKKDTNQWVALNAINEPIEDIKYAVKDVTEGAEYEFRVSAINESGPGDPSPPSAMVCAKNPNMRPCFKDPEDFIVVRAGNSARVKVCYEGEPPPEITWLKDDEPLSPWINVINTEGMSQLVIPSSKRSDSAIYTIKAKNSVGEASFDIEVRVTDEPKIPGPVALEQTVHGRVLVSWLPSPDEELDDRLYYVVSQCDSNTRMWKTVADRLFANSYTANNIHAGIEYHFRIYAKNDMGLSDPSLSPTWGINSNRVPISSNGVGSEVRFERPPSILVPLKVHTPPKGYQLLMTCAVRGCPAPTVSWYLNDVCINSDNNYYITNSFGVCSMYILRVRAIDSGDYKVVAVNPLGKAECSTKLNVKD